One Phocaeicola dorei genomic region harbors:
- a CDS encoding PepSY-associated TM helix domain-containing protein, with the protein MKSQNKGTAFRKWSRIIHRDLSFFFAGMILIYAISGIVMNHRDSINPHYTVTRTEYKITEDLSDKSKVNEKMILTLLEPLGEAGNFTKYYYPEPDLIKVFLKGGSSLVINTRTKDAVYEGVKRRPLISSMVQLHFNPGKWWTWFADAFAVCLIIITVSGIVMIKGPKGLWGRGGIELVAGILIPILFLACF; encoded by the coding sequence ATGAAATCGCAGAATAAAGGTACTGCATTCCGCAAGTGGAGCCGGATCATCCATCGTGATCTGTCTTTCTTCTTTGCGGGAATGATTTTGATTTATGCTATTTCGGGTATCGTGATGAACCATAGGGATAGCATAAATCCCCATTATACAGTTACACGAACGGAATATAAAATAACAGAGGATCTGTCGGACAAGAGCAAAGTTAATGAGAAGATGATTTTGACTTTGTTGGAACCGCTGGGCGAAGCCGGAAATTTTACTAAATATTATTACCCGGAGCCGGATCTGATTAAGGTTTTTCTGAAAGGAGGCTCAAGTCTGGTGATTAACACCCGGACAAAAGATGCTGTCTACGAGGGGGTGAAGCGCCGTCCGCTGATCTCTTCCATGGTACAACTCCATTTCAATCCGGGTAAGTGGTGGACTTGGTTTGCCGATGCTTTTGCTGTCTGTCTGATTATTATCACTGTCAGCGGTATAGTGATGATAAAAGGTCCTAAAGGATTGTGGGGCAGAGGAGGAATCGAGTTGGTGGCCGGTATCTTGATTCCTATTCTTTTCCTGGCGTGTTTCTAA
- a CDS encoding DUF4876 domain-containing protein: MKMKKNQLTMLVLFATMLGFTACSDDDKVSISTVGITTTVDTTIEGLQLTGGTYTFENVNTSVKTDITYPAQSIELADGLYNVTFIGKGTYSQNGTPVEVDVQGVQQNVAVSGGSYKLELKVHVLNTGDPDFVIAEIFIPGTYNEAGKQYNGDQYIRIYNNSDKVLYADGLIFMESQFQTTQKYQSVDPDIMDEAIAVGSVVAVPGSGTDYPVQPGESFILCDNAINHKEANPNSIDLSKANFEWYIESKQDVDNPAVPNLDVYYCYSKTIWVLNKQGNRAYAIGRLPKSMTKEKYISDYAYNYTYIMQNGTASKPQSKYKFPNEWVIDAVNVGASNEWQWNVTSTGLDMGHTYIGMNNTVAENIGKCVMRKAAYKDGDREVLQDTNNSTVDFTPAATPSLFNK; encoded by the coding sequence ATGAAGATGAAAAAGAATCAATTGACAATGTTAGTCCTTTTTGCGACAATGCTGGGATTTACCGCATGTAGTGATGATGACAAAGTGAGCATATCCACTGTAGGTATTACCACTACTGTAGATACAACTATCGAGGGGCTGCAACTGACCGGTGGAACCTATACTTTTGAAAATGTAAATACATCTGTCAAGACAGACATTACCTATCCGGCTCAGAGTATTGAACTGGCGGACGGGTTGTATAATGTAACTTTCATTGGTAAGGGAACTTACTCACAGAATGGAACTCCGGTGGAAGTCGATGTACAGGGAGTACAACAGAATGTGGCCGTATCTGGAGGGTCGTACAAGCTGGAACTGAAGGTTCATGTACTCAATACAGGTGACCCTGATTTTGTGATTGCCGAGATATTTATTCCCGGAACCTATAATGAAGCAGGTAAGCAATATAATGGCGACCAGTATATACGTATCTATAATAACTCGGATAAAGTTTTGTATGCGGATGGATTGATATTTATGGAATCACAATTCCAAACTACTCAGAAATATCAATCGGTAGATCCGGATATCATGGATGAAGCTATTGCGGTAGGCTCTGTTGTAGCAGTACCGGGCAGTGGAACAGATTATCCGGTACAACCGGGAGAATCCTTTATCCTTTGTGACAATGCGATCAATCATAAAGAGGCTAATCCGAATTCTATAGATTTAAGTAAAGCCAATTTTGAGTGGTATATTGAATCAAAGCAAGATGTGGATAATCCGGCTGTTCCCAATCTGGATGTTTATTATTGTTATTCCAAAACTATCTGGGTGTTGAATAAACAGGGAAATCGCGCTTATGCTATTGGCAGATTACCCAAAAGTATGACTAAAGAAAAGTATATTTCAGACTATGCATACAACTATACGTATATTATGCAAAATGGAACAGCCAGTAAACCGCAAAGCAAATATAAGTTCCCCAATGAATGGGTGATTGATGCTGTAAATGTAGGTGCTTCCAATGAATGGCAGTGGAATGTAACCTCTACCGGGCTGGATATGGGGCATACTTATATCGGTATGAACAATACCGTTGCAGAAAACATCGGAAAGTGCGTAATGCGTAAAGCCGCCTACAAGGATGGTGATCGGGAAGTATTGCAGGATACAAATAACTCTACCGTTGATTTCACACCTGCGGCTACTCCGAGCCTGTTTAACAAATAA
- a CDS encoding DUF6850 family outer membrane beta-barrel protein, with protein MMLIRIIIMLLIALFVESRQEAFGQTTDTLSLSDKVIRTASFATGFRGEIWQNPALYYYYTPYTWTRLDVNGAYHDKGKASLKQEGDKDTRIGVDVNSFVILSERDRVFGSAGYRSEKQENVLWNENIDWKLIAPYVTGDSIGGFLKGETYYFNGGYASESGSWTWGITGGYRASHNYRDKDPRPRNTASDLSFALGAGYRLGTYRLGVSADFRLYQQKSEISFLADKGSTSVYHMLGLGMDYVRFAGNQTGTKHQGIRWGGSIGILPVDTEKGISATVSIDRMSMDKKLSNANNLTLLELNTTDLKGNVTWMRELQQAEHLAVKLDAGYIVRKGMENIYGEAGGSSYGALISTSPGMKVTNSRIAVSGLWEKLLTDKGVWGGAIVPNIIYHRLETDYNAVSRFVHLSVLESSLRARLLYQKRLLRLTAEANGGYYANLSAEYSLPGLNAAKSSAQTLLANIDYLSDSYSMVGIRLQGDYPIMKQYNLSLSVQWQAAYYKKCGTAQYAVCSLGIFF; from the coding sequence ATGATGCTAATCCGAATTATCATTATGTTGCTGATTGCTTTATTTGTGGAGAGTCGGCAGGAAGCCTTCGGGCAGACTACCGACACACTCTCCCTGTCCGATAAGGTAATCCGTACCGCTTCATTTGCGACCGGATTTCGTGGCGAGATATGGCAGAATCCGGCACTTTATTATTACTATACTCCGTATACATGGACAAGGCTGGACGTAAATGGAGCTTATCATGATAAAGGAAAAGCATCTTTGAAACAGGAAGGTGATAAGGATACCCGTATCGGGGTAGATGTCAATTCCTTCGTTATTCTTTCGGAACGTGATCGTGTATTCGGTTCAGCAGGATACAGGAGTGAGAAGCAGGAGAATGTGTTATGGAATGAAAATATAGACTGGAAATTGATAGCTCCTTACGTGACTGGTGATTCCATTGGTGGTTTCCTGAAGGGAGAAACTTATTATTTCAATGGAGGTTACGCCAGTGAGTCAGGTTCCTGGACATGGGGAATCACCGGTGGTTACAGAGCGTCTCATAATTATCGGGATAAAGATCCGCGTCCACGTAATACAGCTTCCGATCTCTCTTTTGCTTTGGGAGCAGGATATCGTCTGGGGACATATCGTTTGGGAGTTTCCGCAGATTTCCGGCTTTATCAGCAGAAAAGTGAGATTTCATTCCTTGCAGATAAAGGCTCTACTTCGGTATACCATATGTTGGGATTGGGCATGGATTATGTGCGTTTCGCCGGAAACCAGACCGGGACGAAGCATCAAGGCATCCGGTGGGGAGGAAGCATAGGCATTCTGCCAGTTGATACGGAAAAGGGGATATCGGCCACAGTTTCAATTGACCGTATGTCAATGGACAAGAAATTGAGCAATGCCAATAATCTCACTTTGCTGGAATTGAATACGACTGATTTGAAAGGAAACGTGACCTGGATGCGGGAACTTCAGCAGGCAGAACACCTTGCTGTGAAACTGGATGCAGGCTATATAGTTCGTAAAGGAATGGAGAATATTTACGGAGAGGCGGGCGGAAGCTCCTATGGAGCATTAATTAGTACATCTCCGGGAATGAAGGTCACGAATAGTCGGATTGCCGTAAGTGGTTTGTGGGAGAAGCTTTTGACCGATAAAGGTGTATGGGGAGGAGCAATTGTCCCAAACATAATCTACCATCGGTTGGAAACGGATTACAACGCCGTATCCCGGTTTGTTCACTTGTCTGTTTTGGAGAGTTCTTTGCGTGCCCGTTTGCTGTATCAGAAGAGGCTGCTACGATTGACCGCAGAAGCTAACGGTGGATATTATGCCAATTTATCGGCTGAATATTCTTTACCGGGATTGAATGCCGCGAAGTCGTCCGCCCAGACTTTATTGGCAAATATTGACTATTTATCTGATAGTTATAGTATGGTGGGGATTCGTCTGCAAGGGGATTATCCCATCATGAAACAATATAACCTGTCTTTGTCTGTTCAATGGCAGGCGGCATATTATAAAAAATGCGGAACGGCCCAGTATGCCGTTTGTTCATTGGGCATCTTTTTTTAA
- a CDS encoding class I SAM-dependent methyltransferase: MRNKHLLNSILQNTSCPKGFWGRMILWGMNRFHASLARRGMKQVNWQPQWTVLDIGCGGGANLNRLLKQCPQGKVYGIDLSEESVVFASKYNVKELNKRCFIQQGSVCSLPYKDGTFDAVTAFETVYFWSPIEIALAEVVRVLRKGGCFLVGLEASSPELGKMWTERIKGMVVYTAGDLKDLLIEAGFSTIQVVHNKEEMYIIARK; this comes from the coding sequence ATGAGAAACAAGCATTTATTAAACAGTATTTTGCAGAATACAAGCTGTCCGAAAGGTTTTTGGGGTCGGATGATTTTATGGGGAATGAATCGTTTTCATGCTTCTTTGGCCCGTCGTGGTATGAAACAGGTAAACTGGCAACCGCAATGGACTGTCCTAGATATTGGATGCGGAGGTGGAGCCAACCTGAATCGTTTGTTGAAACAATGTCCTCAAGGAAAGGTTTATGGTATAGATTTATCGGAAGAGAGTGTAGTTTTTGCAAGCAAATACAATGTGAAAGAATTGAATAAACGATGTTTCATACAGCAAGGAAGTGTGTGCTCCTTGCCATACAAAGACGGGACATTTGATGCTGTTACTGCTTTTGAAACAGTCTATTTTTGGTCGCCCATAGAGATAGCGTTGGCTGAGGTGGTACGAGTCTTACGAAAAGGAGGATGCTTCCTTGTCGGCTTGGAAGCAAGCAGTCCTGAACTCGGAAAAATGTGGACTGAACGGATAAAAGGAATGGTGGTATATACAGCCGGAGATTTGAAGGATTTGTTGATAGAGGCCGGATTTTCAACCATTCAGGTTGTTCATAATAAAGAAGAAATGTATATTATCGCACGTAAATGA
- a CDS encoding ABC transporter ATP-binding protein, translating to MNAIKNITIGHTKRLCRPVGLTVLANLINIVPFCLSIEAVRIVFNTFDGSGRPLDTVRLWYIFGVMACYMIVMALAERASYRSNFRGAYEMSASGRLSLAEHLRKLSLGFLSQRDPGDLSSMLITDFSMAETGISHHLPQLMGAVVMPVLAFASLIWIDWRMAVAMFAALPLALFILWVSTSVQKKLSGSQVQAKINAGSRFEEYLQGIRVVKAYNLLGAHFDRLRDAFAELRRACIRQEAQLGPFVLLSIALVRAGLTLMVLCGTYLLLSGDLSLPIFILFLVVGSRVFDPLTSALTNFAEFRYFSIAGGRILTLMDEPEMRGELQSPVTGDICFEHVSFAYRDKEVLHDVSITLSKNSLTALVGPSGSGKSTVMKLCARFYDPQKGRVFFGDLPMDKINPESLMSHISMVFQDVYLFQDTVRNNIRFGKAGATDDEIIVAAQKACCHDFIMQLPQGYDTMIGEGGCTLSGGEKQRISIARAVLKDAQVILLDEATASLDPENEVEMQKAIDTLIKGRTVITIAHKLKTIMNANRIIVLDDGQVKEQGTHDELIRVDGLYARLWKIQESTSGWNL from the coding sequence ATGAATGCGATCAAAAACATTACAATTGGTCATACGAAACGTCTTTGTAGACCAGTAGGTTTAACAGTGCTTGCCAATTTGATTAATATTGTGCCGTTTTGCCTCTCTATTGAGGCGGTACGTATTGTTTTTAATACGTTCGATGGAAGTGGCCGGCCACTTGACACGGTTCGTTTGTGGTATATATTCGGAGTGATGGCTTGTTATATGATAGTCATGGCGTTAGCGGAACGAGCTTCCTATCGTTCCAATTTTAGAGGGGCATATGAGATGAGTGCTTCGGGACGTCTTTCTTTGGCAGAACACTTGCGGAAGCTCTCGTTAGGATTTCTTTCACAACGTGATCCCGGTGACTTGTCGTCTATGCTTATTACCGATTTTTCAATGGCAGAAACCGGAATATCCCATCATTTGCCTCAACTGATGGGGGCTGTAGTTATGCCTGTACTAGCTTTTGCTTCACTAATATGGATAGATTGGCGGATGGCTGTTGCTATGTTTGCCGCTTTACCACTGGCTTTATTCATTTTGTGGGTAAGTACGAGTGTGCAGAAAAAATTGAGTGGAAGTCAGGTTCAGGCCAAAATTAATGCTGGAAGCCGATTTGAAGAATATCTGCAAGGTATCCGGGTGGTGAAAGCTTACAATTTGTTGGGAGCCCATTTTGACCGGTTGCGTGATGCGTTTGCAGAACTGCGCCGTGCCTGTATCCGTCAGGAGGCACAGTTAGGCCCGTTTGTGCTGCTTTCCATTGCTTTGGTGCGTGCCGGGCTGACATTGATGGTACTGTGCGGTACTTATTTGCTATTGAGTGGAGATCTCTCGTTGCCTATTTTTATACTGTTTCTTGTAGTAGGATCTCGTGTGTTTGACCCGTTAACTTCTGCCTTGACCAACTTTGCCGAGTTTCGTTATTTCTCCATTGCTGGAGGGCGTATTTTAACACTGATGGATGAGCCGGAAATGAGAGGAGAACTGCAATCTCCGGTTACAGGTGATATATGTTTTGAACATGTTTCATTTGCCTACCGGGACAAGGAAGTCCTGCATGATGTTTCAATTACGCTTTCCAAAAACTCATTGACTGCCCTTGTCGGTCCTTCCGGAAGTGGAAAAAGTACAGTAATGAAACTTTGCGCCCGTTTTTATGACCCACAGAAAGGACGTGTTTTTTTTGGTGATCTCCCGATGGATAAAATAAATCCGGAAAGTTTGATGAGTCATATCTCTATGGTATTCCAGGATGTCTATCTGTTTCAAGATACGGTACGCAACAACATACGTTTTGGTAAGGCTGGTGCAACGGATGATGAAATTATTGTCGCAGCCCAAAAAGCTTGTTGCCATGATTTTATCATGCAGTTGCCGCAAGGCTATGACACGATGATAGGTGAAGGCGGTTGTACTTTATCCGGAGGAGAAAAACAGCGTATATCCATTGCTCGTGCTGTTCTGAAAGACGCACAAGTCATTCTATTGGACGAAGCAACTGCCTCGCTTGACCCTGAAAATGAAGTGGAAATGCAGAAGGCCATCGATACTCTCATCAAAGGTCGTACTGTTATAACTATCGCTCATAAGCTCAAGACAATCATGAATGCTAATCGGATAATTGTTTTGGACGATGGTCAAGTTAAGGAACAAGGAACACATGATGAATTGATTCGGGTAGATGGTCTTTATGCCCGGCTATGGAAAATTCAGGAAAGTACTTCTGGATGGAATTTATGA
- a CDS encoding TonB-dependent receptor, which yields MICKITYIFLFIICSNVSLLWGQTFVFRGTVLDEQTHKALDYATVQLFVDKQIVYGGITDANGHFELLHIHPGTYRVIVSYLGYDSTEKEVKVIGDISAIFYLKPSVMALNEVVVTASESKRATSASIVDRTAMKHLQPSSFSDLMELVPGGKSADPQMGQANLIRIRETGKTEDISSLGVGFYIDGISQNTDANLQYMPNSTSAVNATSTMSKGMDMRTISTDNIEKVEIIRGIPSVAYGNVANGAVIIQRKMNESPLSARFKADKTSKLFSVGKGIRLDGNGRYVLNADLNYLESKIDPRNSVKNYTRLTASARLDGKWLWNERNIHWNISSDYTGSFDDAKRDKDATVKEDSYKSDFNSLKIAGKWSMKFPAHLWIREVGVTTSVSQQWEKMREIKSVSLNRPAAIATQTETGEFDGIYLPYNYVAQMDIDGKPLYVTASARTRLAFPLGVLQNAMNMGMEWNYQKNLGEGQVFDVTRPISESLSTRPRRFKDIPGLQPFAFYAEEVLNLPVNRHKLAFTAGIRLQSLLGLDTKYKMQGKIYPDLRLDLQWSLPVSNGWDVAFSGGLGWISRMPTTAQLYPDFKYVDLIQLNYYHTNPDYRRINMMTYKWDNTNYQLEPARNMKWEVRADVSYKGNRLSITYFRERMNNAFDDITYYRSLAYKLYDPASIDGSALTAPPELSQLTYTNEYNLDVYSTQGNVMKVCKEGVEFQFASKRIESLKTRVTMYGAWIKTIYNSDSPQYKASSILLDNKQLKYVGLYNGDNGTESQAFNTNFMFDTYIQRLGLTFSTSAQCTWYTNRRNLWNNGVPVSYIDQSGETHPFREEDKNNIQLQHLVEKYSATYFERTTVPFYMDINLKASKRIGKYLNLAFYVNRLLGIYPDYTLRGVLQRRTSESPYFGMEMNLTF from the coding sequence ATGATTTGTAAGATTACATATATTTTTTTATTTATAATTTGTAGCAATGTGTCTCTTTTATGGGGGCAGACATTTGTATTTCGGGGAACTGTACTGGATGAGCAGACTCATAAAGCGTTGGATTACGCTACAGTTCAATTGTTTGTGGATAAGCAGATTGTTTATGGGGGAATAACAGATGCGAATGGACATTTTGAACTTCTACATATCCATCCTGGAACTTATCGGGTTATTGTATCCTATTTAGGATATGATTCTACAGAAAAAGAAGTGAAGGTCATTGGGGATATTTCAGCAATCTTTTATTTAAAACCTTCGGTCATGGCGCTGAACGAGGTAGTGGTGACCGCTTCTGAATCAAAACGCGCTACCAGCGCTTCTATCGTTGACCGTACAGCCATGAAACATCTTCAGCCCAGCAGTTTCAGTGACTTGATGGAATTAGTACCTGGAGGAAAGTCGGCTGATCCTCAGATGGGGCAGGCCAATCTGATCCGGATACGTGAAACAGGTAAGACGGAGGATATCTCTTCATTGGGAGTTGGATTTTATATTGATGGTATCTCCCAGAATACGGATGCGAATCTGCAATATATGCCAAACAGTACTTCCGCAGTGAATGCAACGAGCACAATGTCAAAAGGGATGGATATGCGTACCATCTCAACCGATAATATTGAGAAGGTGGAAATCATTCGTGGCATTCCTTCCGTGGCTTATGGTAATGTGGCAAACGGTGCGGTAATCATTCAGCGTAAAATGAATGAGAGCCCCTTGTCTGCGCGTTTTAAGGCTGATAAAACCAGTAAACTGTTTTCTGTAGGCAAGGGAATTCGGCTGGATGGGAACGGGCGTTATGTGTTGAATGCTGATTTAAACTATTTGGAGTCCAAAATAGATCCGCGTAACAGTGTGAAAAATTACACTCGCCTTACTGCTTCCGCCCGCTTGGATGGCAAATGGTTATGGAATGAACGTAATATTCATTGGAATATCAGTTCCGATTATACCGGCTCGTTTGATGATGCGAAGAGGGATAAAGATGCGACAGTAAAGGAAGATTCTTATAAATCGGACTTTAACAGCCTGAAGATAGCGGGGAAATGGAGCATGAAGTTTCCGGCCCATTTATGGATTCGTGAGGTTGGTGTGACTACTTCTGTCAGTCAGCAGTGGGAGAAGATGCGTGAAATAAAGTCCGTTTCTCTGAATCGTCCGGCAGCTATTGCTACTCAGACAGAAACCGGAGAGTTTGATGGCATCTATCTACCTTATAATTATGTGGCACAGATGGATATTGATGGTAAACCTTTATATGTTACGGCTTCCGCCCGTACGCGGTTGGCTTTCCCGTTGGGGGTATTACAGAATGCGATGAATATGGGGATGGAATGGAATTATCAGAAGAATTTGGGAGAAGGCCAGGTATTCGATGTGACACGGCCCATCAGTGAAAGTTTGAGTACACGGCCTCGCCGTTTTAAGGATATACCGGGGCTGCAACCTTTCGCCTTCTATGCCGAGGAGGTGTTGAATCTTCCTGTAAATAGACATAAATTGGCTTTTACGGCTGGTATCCGTTTGCAGTCTTTATTGGGGCTGGACACTAAATATAAGATGCAGGGCAAGATATATCCCGATCTTCGTCTGGACTTGCAATGGAGTTTACCGGTATCAAACGGATGGGATGTTGCCTTTTCGGGAGGTTTGGGCTGGATCAGCCGTATGCCGACCACCGCACAGCTATATCCGGATTTTAAGTATGTAGATTTGATTCAGTTGAATTATTACCATACCAATCCGGATTATCGCCGTATCAATATGATGACATATAAATGGGATAATACAAACTATCAATTGGAACCAGCACGTAACATGAAATGGGAAGTGCGGGCCGACGTCAGCTATAAGGGAAACCGCCTGTCGATAACTTATTTCCGCGAACGGATGAATAATGCTTTTGATGATATCACTTATTATAGGTCATTGGCATATAAACTATATGATCCTGCTAGTATCGACGGATCAGCATTGACGGCTCCTCCAGAACTTTCTCAGTTGACTTATACAAATGAATATAATCTGGATGTGTATTCCACACAAGGTAATGTAATGAAGGTGTGTAAAGAAGGAGTGGAGTTTCAGTTCGCTTCCAAACGAATAGAATCGCTCAAGACTCGCGTCACTATGTATGGAGCCTGGATAAAGACAATTTATAATTCGGATTCTCCTCAATATAAGGCCTCTTCTATATTGTTGGACAATAAACAGCTGAAATATGTGGGATTGTACAATGGGGACAACGGAACAGAAAGCCAGGCATTCAATACGAACTTTATGTTTGATACCTATATACAGCGTTTGGGACTTACTTTCTCTACGTCGGCACAATGCACTTGGTATACCAACAGACGGAACTTGTGGAATAATGGCGTGCCGGTAAGCTATATAGATCAATCCGGTGAAACGCATCCGTTTCGCGAAGAGGATAAAAACAATATTCAGTTACAGCATCTGGTGGAGAAATATTCAGCCACTTATTTTGAGCGTACTACCGTGCCTTTTTATATGGATATCAATTTGAAGGCGAGTAAACGGATCGGTAAGTATCTGAATCTGGCTTTTTATGTAAACCGGCTTTTGGGTATTTATCCTGATTATACGTTACGGGGCGTACTGCAACGGAGAACGTCCGAATCGCCTTATTTCGGTATGGAAATGAACTTAACTTTTTAG
- a CDS encoding ABC transporter ATP-binding protein, which yields MKKKKEGLSRLLEIAGQKKGLLLLAGLLSVGSAMCMLVPYWAVYEVLKELLLHGSNPVLANGTEMIRWGWIALGGLVGGLVLLYAALMSSHVAAFRILYGLRVRLSEHIGKLPLGYLNNTSIGSIKKTMDQNIEKIEGFIAHTIPDLVNVIATVAVMFVIFFSLNVWLTVACLTVVVLSLFLQFSNFMGKKAKEFMRVYYDAQERMSTSAVQYVRGMPIVKIFGQSVYSFRQFNAEIQAYKTFALKCCDTYQNGMIAFTVLLGSMVTFILPMGILLLNANPQSLSLAAVWLFFIIMGPGVASPIYKLTFLGGNTREINEGVARIDRILERQPIPEPEHPQVPERYDIEFRHVSFFYENTEQGTRTKVLHDINFKAQQGEITALVGPSGSGKSTVANLIPRFWNVEQGEILIGGVNIKQIATAELMDTVSFVFQDTFLFYDTLYENIAIGSPSAGKEAVIAAAEAAQCHDFIERLPDGYDTKIGDKGIFLSGGEAQRICVARAILKNAPILVLDEATAFADPENEYKMQMALQSLIKDKTVIVIAHRLSSIVSAHQIVVMKEGRIVQCGKHNILSVKEGVYKSMWDAYRNAYHWSLNKN from the coding sequence ATGAAAAAGAAGAAAGAAGGATTGTCCCGTTTGTTAGAGATTGCGGGACAGAAGAAAGGGTTGCTTCTGCTGGCAGGTTTGTTGTCGGTAGGTAGTGCCATGTGTATGCTTGTGCCCTATTGGGCTGTCTATGAGGTGCTGAAAGAGTTGTTGTTGCATGGCAGCAATCCTGTTTTGGCAAATGGAACTGAAATGATACGTTGGGGATGGATCGCACTGGGTGGACTTGTCGGCGGATTGGTTTTGCTGTACGCTGCCCTTATGTCCTCTCATGTAGCCGCATTCCGAATCTTGTATGGGTTGCGTGTCCGTTTATCCGAACATATCGGTAAACTTCCGTTGGGCTATCTGAACAACACTTCCATCGGGTCCATCAAAAAAACGATGGATCAGAATATCGAGAAGATAGAGGGATTCATTGCACATACTATCCCCGATTTGGTAAATGTGATAGCTACGGTGGCAGTGATGTTTGTCATTTTCTTCTCATTAAATGTATGGTTGACAGTGGCGTGTTTGACAGTTGTCGTATTAAGCCTTTTCCTGCAATTTTCCAATTTTATGGGAAAGAAAGCGAAGGAGTTTATGCGTGTCTATTACGATGCACAGGAAAGGATGAGTACTTCTGCTGTACAATATGTTCGTGGAATGCCTATAGTAAAGATTTTTGGGCAAAGTGTATACTCGTTCCGCCAGTTCAATGCAGAGATACAGGCATACAAGACATTTGCTTTGAAATGCTGTGATACCTACCAGAACGGGATGATTGCCTTTACTGTTCTGCTTGGTTCAATGGTGACATTCATTCTTCCAATGGGTATCCTGTTGCTGAATGCCAACCCGCAATCTTTGTCACTGGCTGCGGTATGGTTGTTTTTTATTATTATGGGACCAGGTGTGGCTTCACCTATTTACAAACTGACTTTCTTGGGTGGGAACACACGGGAAATCAATGAGGGGGTAGCACGTATTGACCGCATACTGGAGAGGCAACCTATTCCCGAGCCGGAACATCCACAAGTGCCGGAGAGGTATGATATAGAATTTCGTCATGTGTCATTTTTTTATGAGAACACAGAACAGGGAACACGGACGAAAGTTTTGCATGATATCAATTTCAAGGCACAGCAAGGGGAAATAACTGCGCTCGTAGGACCATCTGGTAGCGGTAAATCGACGGTAGCCAACTTGATACCGCGTTTTTGGAATGTAGAGCAGGGCGAAATCCTTATCGGTGGTGTGAATATCAAGCAAATAGCAACAGCAGAGTTGATGGATACCGTATCGTTTGTCTTTCAAGACACTTTCTTGTTTTATGATACGCTGTATGAAAACATTGCCATCGGTTCTCCTTCTGCCGGTAAAGAAGCGGTGATAGCTGCTGCTGAAGCCGCCCAATGCCATGATTTCATAGAACGGTTGCCAGATGGTTATGATACTAAAATTGGGGATAAAGGTATATTTCTTTCGGGCGGTGAGGCGCAACGGATATGCGTGGCACGCGCCATCTTGAAGAATGCGCCGATACTAGTACTGGACGAAGCCACTGCTTTTGCTGATCCGGAAAACGAGTATAAGATGCAAATGGCCTTGCAGTCTTTGATAAAAGACAAGACGGTTATTGTAATAGCTCACCGTTTGTCTTCTATTGTATCAGCTCATCAGATTGTTGTCATGAAAGAAGGCCGGATTGTGCAATGTGGAAAACATAATATTTTATCTGTGAAAGAGGGGGTATATAAAAGTATGTGGGATGCTTATAGAAACGCTTACCATTGGTCGTTAAACAAGAATTAA